The following nucleotide sequence is from Leptolyngbya sp. SIO1E4.
GTAGAGGCGATCGCCCACGTTATTGCTCATTACTGATGAAGCAGATTTTCACCATGCTCAGCCTTGCATTTTTGAGTAGTATCGAGAGCGATTAATCGCAACACTTGGCTGTATGGCTTAAGTGGTATAGCTTAATGAACCGGTTGAGGTTGGCATTCTGAAACAGGAAATTTTGCTGGCTTATCAGTCGGAATACATGAGAAAATTGCCTGACTTTGTGGTCGGATGGCTTCGATTTACAGAAAAGTGATGAAATATTGATAGAGGTCATCAATAAAGTGATTGGCTGTAATTGGACCCCATACATCCAAGACTATAGGATGAACTTTCCCATTCTGAACTACGCTAAGGGTTGACCAAATTGGATGCTTCATCATTGATGCCAGATCTTCAGCATGCCTTTCATAATTCTGTAGGACAAACAAAAAGTCGGCATCCCAATCAGGCAAAGCCTCAATGCTTAAAGGAGTATAACCATTAGTTTTTATGCTTTCATGTGCTGAGGAAAATTGTATGCCCAAATCAGCCATGACCTGATTGTAAATCCTATTTCCTAGCTTTTCAGCATAGAATGCTGAGTCATCAACGCCAATTATAGATATCTCTTTGTCTCTCATTTTCTCTGCAAACTGTTGTCGAAACTCCTCAACTTTCTTGTCATACTCAGCTAAAGACTGCTGAACCTGACTACTCTTGCCGAGGATTTCAGCTAAATATTCTAAGGTTCTCTTGAAGCCGTTTGTATCTGGATCACTTATCATCACTGTTGGCGCAATCTCAGACAACAGTGGATAAGACTTTTCTTGCCATTCCAAACCCAAAATTAGATCGGGTTTTAAGCTGACAATTTTTTCTAGTGCGGGTGCTTCCATATCACCGAGAGCTGGCACATCAGCTATGTATTCACTGAGAACATCCGAAGACATACACACTAAACAGGGAGTGTAGCCGACGGGTTTTAATCCTAGTGTCGAAAGATTGTCTAGAAGGAAAAACTCATCTAGTATCACTATTCGCTGAGGAGCTGAGGGTATACAGGCTTCGCCCAGTGCATGTAGAACTGTTCTACATGCTTCTACACTGTTTTTGCTTGCAGATAACATATTTGATTGCGGAGGTACAGACCGGTGACAGGCGGTCACTAATACAAGCGATAAAGCCATCAAAATGAGCGATTTCATCCAGGAGAGTGAAGCCTTTCTGATTGCAATCATACTCACGTTTCTCAGTCATCTATAGTTGGCTTACAGAGGGATTTTTATGGGCTAGAACTCCCAACTAATTGAGCCTGTGATGGTAAAAGGTTCACCTCGTCCGATTAAGGTCGGGCTATCTGCAAAGCTGGCGTAGTCTATGTCAAATAGATTTCGGATGTTAATTGCAGCATTAAGTTGGTCTCGACGATAGTACAAGGCTGCATCAGTACGCAGATAGCTATCTAGCTCAAACGAGTTAGCTAGATCACCTTGACGCTCACCAACAAAGAACAGCCCTAGACCAAAGCCCAATCCAGCAAGGTCGCCCGCTTGAATTTCATAGGTCGTCCACAGACTAGCCTGATTGAAAGGGACGTTATTTAACTGATTGCCAACAGAGATGTCATTATCCTCTGTTACTTCTGCATCAGTGTAGGCATAGGATAAAATCACATTCCATCCAGGAAGAATTTCACCGGCTACATCTAGCTCAACACCTTGGCTTCGTGCCTCTCCAGTCTGAATAGAAAACACAGGGTTTTCAGGATCAGGCGTAGTTATATTAGTGCGAGTTAGATGATAAGCTACCAGGCTTGTCGATAATCTGCCTTCTAGGAAATCAAGTTTAGTGCCAATTTCATACTGAGTGCCTCTCGTCGGCTCAAATACTTCCCCATCTGGGTTGAATTCTGTGGTTTGGCGAAAAGAGCGACTATAGCTAGCATAAAGTGAAACTGTATCGCTGGGTTGATACACTAACCCAACACGAGGACTAAAAGCACCATCATTAATCGTAGGCTCGTCAATATCATTAGTGATATCGTCTTCTCTGTAGTATGCCCAATCGTAGCGCCCGCCAATTAGCAGCTTCAAGTTGTCACTAAATTCGATCTGGTCCTGAAGATAGACCCCGTAAGTTTCAGCCAATCGCTCAGATTCAAAATCTTGATTCAAGTCAGTAGGTCGTGTAACGTCATAATCTGGATTAAGCGAATCTAGAAGCGGTAGCAGTATTTGACTGCTGAAAGATTCAAATCGTTGAAAGGCGTTCTCATAATCAACGCCTACTAATAGTTGATGTGAGATCGAGCCTGTATTGAAACTGCCAAGTAAGTCGACCTGCCCAAAATAAGTATCATCTGATTGGGTGCGATCAAGATAGAAAAGCTCTACAAAACGGTCATCCACAATGCCAATAGGAACCGCAAACCTTTGCCTTGGAACGCTAAAATTATTTGCGGAAAAGGCAGTACGAAGTCGCAGATTTTCATTAAATTCATGACCTAGTGAAAATCCATATTTATGACTTACCCTCTCGTCAAAGGTGAGCTCCCGGTTGCCCCAGACATTGACATCTCTGAGCAAAAAACTACCGTCGCTGCGTGCAACCGTGTGAAGGCTGCCGTAAAGATCTCCAGCATATCTACTGTACTCATAGTACAAATCTAAGCTCGTTCTATCTCCTATATCAAATGTGATCGAAGGTGCAATTAATGTGTTGTTTCTACCACCACCTTCGAAATAACCATCTTCACTGCTGTAGGCAGCGATGAATCGATAAAGAACAGATTCATCGCTTGTTAATGGTCCTGTCAAATCGACACTAGGCTGATAAAGCCCAGGATTACCAACCTCAAAAGCGAGATTGTAATAAGGTTCACTGAGGGGCTGTCTAGTAATCGTGTTGATAACTCCACCAGGTTCCAACGCTCCATACAAGACAGATGAAGGTCCCTTCAGTACCTCTACTCGCTCAATTGCGACGACAGGTTCTTCTGGAATAAGCGAAAATGTATCTCCTATACGATTACCATTTCGAAGTTGCGACGTTCCATTGGTTGAAAATCCTCTGAAGATTCTGAAAATTGTATCTCCACCATCAATAACACCACTGACGGTTTCTATCGCTTCATTGACGGTTCGTACATTGCGATCTTCTAGCACTTGACGTGGCACCACCTGAATCGACTGAGGAATGTCTCTCAGCGGCGTATCTGTCCGCGTCGCGGTGGTTGCACTCGACGGGTTGTATCCCTCATCCACTTCCCCCGTCACCACAATCTGAATCGCCTCATTCGCCTCGCCCGCCTGGGCCATCCCCGGTACTACGCTTAGCGTCAGCCCTGCTGCATTGCTGCCCACGGCCACCTCCGGCACTGCATCCGCCCCAGTAATCACCACCTGCACTCGATCGCCCGCCAGCGGCGACACCTGCACCAGGGCAATGCCCTCAGCCGGGGCAAATTCCTCAAACCCCTCCCCCACCAGCACCGCATTGGGAATCTCTACAATCAGCGCATCGCCCGAAACCGACGTAGTTGGCTCCACCAGGGTGCCATCTGCCGTCTCCAGCACCACCTGCAAACCCGCATCGGTCGCCTCCACCCGCACGTCGGTAATCTGCACCAGTGACGCCTCAATCTGGGCTAGCCATTCGGTCACCGTCGTTGCCGGTGCCGTCGCCTGATTCACATCCTGGGCCTGGGCAGACAGCCCCGCCAATACCAACACTCCAGCCAACGGTAACGATACAGAACCTAACCACAAGCGCATGTCTAATCCTCACACCAATGCTTTGTTGGCAATCGTTCTTGATTGCATTGCGAGGAGTGTAGGTAAATCGATATAGAGGCGTCTACTCAAATCCGGTCAACGATCCGAATCCGGCCCAGATGTCTGTTTTTTCTGGGTATTCTCTGCCGTTGGGTCGCTCTATTTCATTCACTTTGGGGTATGCCCGTAAGGCCCCTGGCACTAAGCCATAATGGAACGGTCGGGTTTTTTGCTACCCATGACCCAGCCTCTGCTAAGCACCGAGCCCGCTGATGCCGAGTTCGCCCCTATTGATGAACTAGACATCAGCCACCTCATCCTTGAAGACGACGTCCCTGTGGATAATTTTCAGTCTGCCCAGCAGCAACGTCTACTGGTCGATGCCTTGTGCAGTAACGATATTCTGCCGCTGCCCTTTATCGCAGAAGCCAACGTCGGCCTATTTTACAAGCTCAGAGGCGAACCGATTGTCCCCGATATGCTGCTGAGCCTGGGGGTACAGCGGGCTGAAGATTTGAGCCAGCGGCGTCATCGGGCCTACTTTGTTTGGGAATTTGGCAAAGTTCCCGAGGTCTGCATCGAAGTGGTTTCTAACCAGGAAGGGGATGAGCTGGGACCCAGTCTCAAATCCCAGCGAAAAGGGAAGACGGTCGGCAAAAAAGACATCTATGCCCAAATTGGCGTGCCCTACTACGTTGTCTTTGACCCACTGCGACAGCTTCAAGGTGAGGCCGACATGAACGGGGCATTGCTTCGGGTCTGGCATATCGTTTCGGGCCGATACCAGGAACTGACACCTGAGCCAGGGATTGCAACTGTTGGGCCGTCCATCTTGCTAGAGACGCTTGGGGTAGGACTGACTCTGTGGCAGGGGCCGTATGAGGAAAAGATCCCTCGGCTGTGGCTGCGCTGGTGTGATTCTCAGGGTCAGGTATTGCCAACTGGGGCCGAAGGCAAAGTACTAGAACGTCAGCGAGCCGATGCTGAGGCGCAACGAGCCAACGTTGAGGCGCAACGAGCTGAGACCGGGCGCCAACGGGCCGAGCGGCTGGCGGCAAGACTCAAGCAACTGGGGATCGACCCTGATGACGTTTAGGGGCCAATAAATAGTCCGCAATCTAGCTGCTCACCCTACGACTGAGCTGATATCACACCCAGCGCACACTGTCTGGGCGTGATGCCAAACCGACGCTTAAAGGCCGCAGCAAAGTGACCGGGATTGCTGTAGCCGCAGCAGTGAACCACCTCTGTAACGCTCAGGTCGGTATCGCGCAGCAACCGCTCGGCCAGAGCCAGGCGCTGCTCGGTCAGGTAGCCCAAAACGGTGGTACCAAACAGCTGCTTAAAGCCGCGCCGCAGGGTGCGATCGCTCACCCCCACCCGCTGTGCCAGCGTCGTTTGACAGGGCGGGGTTTCGAGGTGCGATCGCAAAATTGCCGCCGCCTGCTGCACCCGCGCCATGGTCTCTGGTTTGAGCATCCGGTTTTGGCAAACCGGAGTGCTTATTCCTTCTAGCTGCAGTGCCATCAGCTCAAACACTTTACCCTGTAGGTAGAGGCGTTTGGTCACTCCAGAAAATGGACAATCAATGATTTGCCGCACCACCGCCCGAATCGCCCCTGTTGTCGGTGATGAAAATACTTGTTGTGGTTGCTCATCACCCGGAACCAAGACATCAAGTGTTGGCTGCAGTTTGCTTTCTGAGTTACCAAAAAGCTGCGCCAGCAGATGGGGCTGGACATGGACGATCACCCCTACCTGGTGCTGAGCCCCAGGAAAAAAGGTTCGCACTGGGGTTTGGATGCCACTGCCGCCAACATAGCCCCAATTGGCATCCTGATAAATAAAATCGCCGCTATCAGCAACACCCGATACATACACCATAAACTGCACCGGATGCTGGTTTTCAGGAATGTGGATGGCAATATCCTGGTAAGTGCTGTCAAATATGTGTAGCTCTACACCAGGCTGTAGAGCTACCTCTCGCTCATACCCTTTTCCCAATTGCGGCGGTATCTTAGAAATCGTTTCTAGACCATCGGCAGAGGTGACGGGCATAAACTGCTGATGAGTCTCTAGCCATAGGGCGTCACTTGCGCTTTGACTGAGTTCGAAGACCATGGGAGATAGAAAAGCTTTTGATTATATTAATGGGAAAAGCTCTCAATAGCGATATCTTCCAGGCTTTATTTCTGTCCAGCTGGTCCTCTACAGCCGGTTTCCACATTGTTGCCGTCAGGATCGATTCAAATAAGCCGCACAATAGGCGCGTGAAAAAAAGGGGAGGAAAGCTGGAAAACACCTTCTCTGGGCCTCACTTCTAGCTCAAGCCGACTGTACTTCCAGTTCTGGATACCACCGCTCGAAGGTCCCCCGCCAGTCGCCATCAAAAACGCGCGTCCTGACCTGTAGGCGAAACCGGAGGTTTGAGGTCAAATGCTCCCGCTAGTCCTAGCTAAGCTGTTTTATCCGCGCTAAGTCATTGCCTGATTGAACTTGCCATAGCTTGGCATAGCGCCCGCCAAAGCCAAGCAATTCCTCGTGGGTTCCCTGCTCCACAATTTGCCCTGCCTCCATCACATAAATGCAGTCAGCCTGGCGAATCGTTGAGAGGCGATGGGCGATCGCGATCGTTGTGCGGTTCTGTGTAATCTTGGCCAAGGATTTCTGAATCGACGCTTCTGTTTCATTATCGACGGCAGATGTGGCTTCATCCAAAACGAGAATGGGTGGGTCTTTGAGGACGGCACGGGCGATCGCGAGCCGCTGCCGCTGTCCGCCGGAAAGCTTTTGCCCGCGCTCACCGACAATCGTGTCATACCCCTGGGGCAACTCTTCAATAAAGGCGTGCGCTTCGGCCAACTTTGCCGCTTGGATAATCTGTGCTTGACTCGCCTCAAAGCTGCCGTAGGCAATGTTCTCCGCCACGGTGCCATGGAACAAAAACACATCTTGACTGACCCAACCAATGGCACGACGCAGGTCCCAGACGTTGAGGTCGCGAAGGTCGAGGCCGTCAATCAAAACGCGGCCCTGCTGCACCTCATAAAAGCGCAGTAAGAGTTTGACCAGGGTGCTTTTGCCAGAGCCTGTTGCGCCTACAATGCCAATGGTGGCTCCGGCTGGGATGTGTAGTGACACGTCGGTGAGCACGGGGTAGCGTCCGCTGTAGGCAAAGGTCACCTGCTCGAACTGCACAGACCCACCGACCGTGTTCAGCGGCAGGGGGCGAACGCCGGTAGGAATCGCGATCGGCGTATCCAGCAAGCCCATCACCCGCCGCACGGAGGCCATCGCTCGCTGGTACTCATCCACGACTTCACCCAGTTCAGTAAAGGGCCAGAGCAATCGCTGACTGATGAAGACCATAAAGCCGTAAGTGCCGGGAGATAGACGCCCCTGCGCGACCGCGATCCCCCCCAGAAACAGGGTCGCCGTAAAGCCGATAAGAATGACAATCCTAATCAGGGGCACAAAGGCGGCGCTGAGGGCGATCGCTTCGGCATTGCTGTGACACTTTCGACAGCGACGCGATCACGCTCAAACGCTTCGGCAGTGAAGCTTTTGATGGTGGCCATGCCGGATAGGTTATTAGTCAAGCGACGGCTAATCAGCCCGCTTTTTTCCCGCACGTCGGCATAGCGGGGTGCTAGCTTCACCTGAAACCGACTCGACCCCCAGAGAACGAAGGGGATGGGTACCATGGCCCAGCCAGAGACACCGGGGGCGAGGAGGATAAAGGTGCTGCCGACACAGAGAACGGTGGTGAGGAAGTGGAGAATATCGTGAGCCCCGAAGTTGAGAAAGCGCTCTAGCTGGTTGATGTCGTCGTTCAGCACGGAGAGCACTGTGCCGGTGCTGCGATCTTCTAGATAGCTGAGTTCGAGATCCTGCAGGTGGCTGTAGGCATCGACGCGCAGGTCGTGCTGTAGGGTTTGGGCGAGGTTGCGCCAGAGGCGGCTGTAGCCATATTCGGTAAGGGATTCCAGACTCCAGATGAGCAGAGTAAGGAGAGAGAGAACGGCAAGCTGGGTGGTAAGGCTGGTGAAGCCGAAGCGGGCAATCAGCGAACTTTCTTCGTTGACGACGACATCGATGGCGATGCCGATGAGATAGGGGGGAGCGAGGTCGAAGATGGTGTTGAGGATGGAGCAGGCAAGGGCACTCCCAATCTGAAGTTGATAAGGCTTGCCATAGCGGAGTAGACGCAGCAGAGGAAGACGAATCATAATACTGGACGATGAAAACATTCAAATAAAGCATCAACGAGGTTCCAAATATTTCTGTAAGTCATCAATCACCGCCTCAGCGCCAATCATGTCTGAGCCCCACACCCACGTCACTCCATCGACAAAATAGACCTGATTTTGCTGAACAGCTTTTAACGTTTGCCAAAGCGGATTACGCTTTAGCTTTTCCACAGCTTCTTGATCGGCATCATTAAAACTAGCAACAAAGAGAACGTCGCCATCAACTTTATCGATCTCCTCTAGAGAAAGTTCTATATGCCCGTGTTCAACATCTATATTCTGTGCAGGCGGGCGTTGTAGACCTGCGTCCTTTAAAATTGAACCGACAAATGAGTTGTTAACACTTGTCTCTATCCCGCCAAAATAAAAGGAGATAAAGGAGATTTTTTTATCCTGATAACGATTACCCAGTGAGGCTTTCAAGTCTTCAATTCTGGCTTGATAATGCTCCCAAGCGGCTTGGGCAACGTCCTCTTTCCCTAATAGTTGAGCGGTAGAATTGAAGACTTCTTTCCAACTCAGATCCCACCAGTTATAGACAACGGTTGGGGCAATTTGGTTCAGTAAAGGACTGGTTGCTTCTGTGCCGCTACCAAACCAGCCAAAGATGAAGTCAGGTTTCAGTTCTAAGATTGTCTCTAGATTCGGTTGACCGGATGTACCCAAAGTGGGTATTCCCTGAGCTTGAGAATCTAAATAAGACGGGAATTCTCCTGTGGCTGGATTAAAGTCATTGGCAGTAGCGATGGGTTTGACGCCGAGCGCTAGGGCATTCGCTAAATCCGCAGTAGATAATGTGACAACCCGCTGAGGATTATAGGGTACACAGGCTTCTCCCATGCCATGTTGAACCACTTGACAATCATGCTCGACCGTACTGGTTTCGGTTTCAGCGTTGCGTAGGCTGTTGTCACCTTGAGAAAAAATCACTAGTGCAATCAAGCTAGCAGCACAGAGGAGATATATCCCAAGGCGTTTTTGTCTGATAATCATGCAGTGTCTAGGCTTAGAATTGCCACGATAAAGAACCTTGAATCGTAAAGGGGGTGCCGATATGGACAAAATCACTGGAGCCGAAATTACTCACGTAGTTCTCTACATCAAAGAGGTTACGGACGTTCAAAGCAGCCTGAAATTGCTCTCTTTCGTAAAAAATTGCTGCATCTGTTCTGAAAAAACTTGGTAGGTCAACAGTATTGGCATTATCTATAGGGCGCTCACCAATGTAATAAAGCCCTAAACCAAACCCTAGCCCTTGAGCAGCACCCTCTTGAATTCGATAGGTTGTCCAGAGATTAAATGCGTGTTCTGGAGCATTAAAAAGACGGTTCCCCTCAGGAATGTCGTTATCTTCTACAATCCTGGCATCTGTGTAGGCATAGCCAGCGATAATATTCCAACCAGGCAGAATCTCACCACTAATATCAAGTTCTACTCCCCGACTTCTCTGTTCACCTGACTGTACAGAAAACCCAGGGTTAACGGGGTCACTGGTCGTCACATTAGTGCGGGTTAAATCATAGAGGGCTAGATTGGCAGATAGCTGATCTGTGACATCTGCTTTGATGCCGATTTCATACTGCGTCCCGCGCTCTGGTTCAAGAGCCTCACCAGAAAAGCTTCTACCAATCAGCGGATTGAATGATCGCCCGTAGCTGGCATATAGGGAAATGGGTTCAATCGGCTGATATACAATACCTACACGAGGACTAAAGGCCGTGTCTGACTGGCTTGATTCTGTATCGGCCAACCGATCAATATTGCGATTTTCAGAAAAATCAAGACGTCCACCCAGCAACAGTCTCAGATTGGG
It contains:
- a CDS encoding Uma2 family endonuclease, giving the protein MTQPLLSTEPADAEFAPIDELDISHLILEDDVPVDNFQSAQQQRLLVDALCSNDILPLPFIAEANVGLFYKLRGEPIVPDMLLSLGVQRAEDLSQRRHRAYFVWEFGKVPEVCIEVVSNQEGDELGPSLKSQRKGKTVGKKDIYAQIGVPYYVVFDPLRQLQGEADMNGALLRVWHIVSGRYQELTPEPGIATVGPSILLETLGVGLTLWQGPYEEKIPRLWLRWCDSQGQVLPTGAEGKVLERQRADAEAQRANVEAQRAETGRQRAERLAARLKQLGIDPDDV
- a CDS encoding TonB-dependent siderophore receptor, encoding MRLWLGSVSLPLAGVLVLAGLSAQAQDVNQATAPATTVTEWLAQIEASLVQITDVRVEATDAGLQVVLETADGTLVEPTTSVSGDALIVEIPNAVLVGEGFEEFAPAEGIALVQVSPLAGDRVQVVITGADAVPEVAVGSNAAGLTLSVVPGMAQAGEANEAIQIVVTGEVDEGYNPSSATTATRTDTPLRDIPQSIQVVPRQVLEDRNVRTVNEAIETVSGVIDGGDTIFRIFRGFSTNGTSQLRNGNRIGDTFSLIPEEPVVAIERVEVLKGPSSVLYGALEPGGVINTITRQPLSEPYYNLAFEVGNPGLYQPSVDLTGPLTSDESVLYRFIAAYSSEDGYFEGGGRNNTLIAPSITFDIGDRTSLDLYYEYSRYAGDLYGSLHTVARSDGSFLLRDVNVWGNRELTFDERVSHKYGFSLGHEFNENLRLRTAFSANNFSVPRQRFAVPIGIVDDRFVELFYLDRTQSDDTYFGQVDLLGSFNTGSISHQLLVGVDYENAFQRFESFSSQILLPLLDSLNPDYDVTRPTDLNQDFESERLAETYGVYLQDQIEFSDNLKLLIGGRYDWAYYREDDITNDIDEPTINDGAFSPRVGLVYQPSDTVSLYASYSRSFRQTTEFNPDGEVFEPTRGTQYEIGTKLDFLEGRLSTSLVAYHLTRTNITTPDPENPVFSIQTGEARSQGVELDVAGEILPGWNVILSYAYTDAEVTEDNDISVGNQLNNVPFNQASLWTTYEIQAGDLAGLGFGLGLFFVGERQGDLANSFELDSYLRTDAALYYRRDQLNAAINIRNLFDIDYASFADSPTLIGRGEPFTITGSISWEF
- a CDS encoding ABC transporter substrate-binding protein, translating into MIAIRKASLSWMKSLILMALSLVLVTACHRSVPPQSNMLSASKNSVEACRTVLHALGEACIPSAPQRIVILDEFFLLDNLSTLGLKPVGYTPCLVCMSSDVLSEYIADVPALGDMEAPALEKIVSLKPDLILGLEWQEKSYPLLSEIAPTVMISDPDTNGFKRTLEYLAEILGKSSQVQQSLAEYDKKVEEFRQQFAEKMRDKEISIIGVDDSAFYAEKLGNRIYNQVMADLGIQFSSAHESIKTNGYTPLSIEALPDWDADFLFVLQNYERHAEDLASMMKHPIWSTLSVVQNGKVHPIVLDVWGPITANHFIDDLYQYFITFL
- a CDS encoding iron-siderophore ABC transporter substrate-binding protein, which gives rise to MGEACVPYNPQRVVTLSTADLANALALGVKPIATANDFNPATGEFPSYLDSQAQGIPTLGTSGQPNLETILELKPDFIFGWFGSGTEATSPLLNQIAPTVVYNWWDLSWKEVFNSTAQLLGKEDVAQAAWEHYQARIEDLKASLGNRYQDKKISFISFYFGGIETSVNNSFVGSILKDAGLQRPPAQNIDVEHGHIELSLEEIDKVDGDVLFVASFNDADQEAVEKLKRNPLWQTLKAVQQNQVYFVDGVTWVWGSDMIGAEAVIDDLQKYLEPR
- a CDS encoding helix-turn-helix transcriptional regulator translates to MVFELSQSASDALWLETHQQFMPVTSADGLETISKIPPQLGKGYEREVALQPGVELHIFDSTYQDIAIHIPENQHPVQFMVYVSGVADSGDFIYQDANWGYVGGSGIQTPVRTFFPGAQHQVGVIVHVQPHLLAQLFGNSESKLQPTLDVLVPGDEQPQQVFSSPTTGAIRAVVRQIIDCPFSGVTKRLYLQGKVFELMALQLEGISTPVCQNRMLKPETMARVQQAAAILRSHLETPPCQTTLAQRVGVSDRTLRRGFKQLFGTTVLGYLTEQRLALAERLLRDTDLSVTEVVHCCGYSNPGHFAAAFKRRFGITPRQCALGVISAQS